Proteins encoded by one window of Caminicella sporogenes DSM 14501:
- the rpsF gene encoding 30S ribosomal protein S6 → MRKYEAMFIVKPDVEEERRNELISKFKSIIETNGEVENIDEWGIRKLAYEINKYKEGYYVLMNFKSGADLPKELERNFRIADEVIRYMVINVEEK, encoded by the coding sequence ATGAGAAAGTATGAAGCTATGTTTATTGTAAAGCCAGATGTTGAAGAAGAGAGAAGAAATGAGTTAATTTCAAAGTTCAAGTCAATTATTGAAACAAATGGAGAAGTAGAAAACATTGATGAATGGGGAATTAGAAAGTTAGCATATGAAATTAACAAGTATAAAGAAGGTTACTATGTGCTAATGAACTTCAAGTCTGGTGCAGATTTACCAAAGGAATTGGAAAGAAACTTCAGAATAGCTGATGAAGTAATTAGATACATGGTTATTAATGTAGAAGAAAAATAA
- a CDS encoding MazG-like family protein has protein sequence MVLGDKGIDITKNIKIIEWLKSELLSSVASLFEILFKGIKGSQETIVDILANIILVTYVLGRRLGINYNVLDMRIKEKIRLGVIEEHKIESWFGDLSSLKQHMDRKRD, from the coding sequence ATGGTTTTGGGAGATAAAGGGATTGATATAACAAAGAATATAAAAATAATAGAATGGCTTAAGAGTGAACTTTTATCATCAGTAGCATCTTTGTTTGAAATTTTGTTTAAAGGAATAAAAGGGAGTCAAGAAACGATTGTAGATATTTTAGCAAATATAATTTTAGTTACATATGTATTGGGGAGACGCTTAGGTATAAATTATAATGTTTTAGATATGAGGATTAAGGAAAAAATTCGATTAGGAGTTATTGAAGAACATAAGATAGAGAGTTGGTTTGGTGATTTATCGAGTTTAAAACAACATATGGATAGAAAAAGAGATTAG
- a CDS encoding PLP-dependent aminotransferase family protein, translating to MALKFANRMDKIRASEIRELLKLTVRPEVISFAGGLPAPELFPIEEMKKVSQKVLEENGEQALQYSPTEGFPPLREKIAKRMEQAGVKTTAENILITNGSQQGLDFSGKIFLNPGDVVVVESPSYLGAINAFKAYECKFLEIPTDDDGMIMEELEKALETTENVKMIYVIPDFQNPSGRTWSFERRKKLVEIANKFNLPIIEDNPYGELRFEGEKIPSIKSFDTEGRVIYLGTFSKTFCPGLRIGWVCAEEEVLNKYILVKQGADLQSNSMSQRELDAFLEVYDLDKHIEKIKKLYKNRRDLMLKTMKEHFPPEVKYTHPEGGLFTWAELPEHINTRELMKKALERNVAFVPGGSFFPNGGHENTMRINYSNMSEDKIVEGIKILAEVIKEALNK from the coding sequence ATGGCATTAAAATTTGCAAATCGTATGGATAAAATTAGAGCTTCAGAAATTCGTGAATTGTTGAAGCTTACTGTAAGACCAGAAGTTATATCTTTTGCTGGAGGACTACCAGCACCAGAATTGTTTCCAATAGAAGAAATGAAGAAAGTATCACAGAAGGTATTAGAAGAAAATGGAGAACAAGCACTTCAATACAGCCCTACAGAAGGATTTCCACCTTTAAGAGAAAAAATAGCTAAAAGAATGGAACAAGCTGGAGTTAAGACTACAGCAGAAAATATACTTATTACTAATGGTTCTCAGCAAGGACTTGATTTTAGTGGAAAGATATTTTTAAATCCGGGAGATGTAGTTGTAGTTGAAAGTCCAAGTTATTTAGGTGCAATTAATGCATTTAAAGCATATGAGTGTAAATTTTTAGAAATACCAACAGATGATGATGGTATGATTATGGAAGAGCTTGAAAAAGCACTTGAAACTACTGAAAATGTAAAGATGATTTATGTAATTCCTGATTTTCAAAATCCATCCGGAAGAACTTGGAGTTTTGAAAGACGTAAAAAATTAGTTGAAATAGCTAATAAATTCAATTTGCCAATAATTGAAGATAATCCATATGGAGAATTGAGATTTGAAGGTGAAAAAATTCCTTCTATCAAATCTTTTGATACAGAAGGTAGAGTAATATATCTTGGAACTTTTTCAAAAACTTTCTGTCCGGGACTTAGAATAGGTTGGGTATGTGCTGAAGAAGAAGTTTTAAATAAGTATATTTTAGTTAAGCAAGGTGCGGATTTACAAAGCAACTCTATGTCACAAAGAGAATTAGATGCATTTTTAGAAGTATATGATTTAGACAAGCATATAGAAAAGATTAAAAAGTTATATAAAAACCGCCGTGATTTAATGCTCAAGACAATGAAGGAGCATTTTCCACCAGAAGTTAAATATACTCACCCAGAAGGTGGATTATTTACTTGGGCAGAACTTCCAGAACATATTAATACTAGGGAACTTATGAAAAAAGCACTTGAAAGGAATGTAGCATTTGTTCCGGGAGGTTCTTTCTTCCCTAATGGAGGACATGAAAATACTATGCGTATAAATTATTCAAATATGTCTGAAGATAAGATAGTAGAAGGAATTAAAATATTAGCAGAAGTTATTAAAGAAGCTTTAAATAAATAA
- a CDS encoding YybS family protein, with protein sequence MNRQNKTKSMVESALFAAIAVVFALAGIYLPLFAYALILLPVPFIIIGAKHGIKYNILSVLAASIIIGSMTEPLKALFIIVVVGFNSVVVGYMIEKKFSAGKTIFYGSIASIMASIISLTLLSYISGVNIIQTIEESFKMSNDLYNALLKNIAANPSKIEEVKKSLEYAQNMAIMLVPSSVIFSSIIITYINYIISGAVLRRMGYYIAKPRKFSQFRLPKNILMGTVIILVSTYLVRNLKTIDFETLFANVLYIFFIIYFVEGLSVIWFFLEKRNIGKGLRVFITIILLSIPSMAMIIMFIGLADIIINIRKIES encoded by the coding sequence TTGAATAGACAAAACAAGACAAAATCTATGGTTGAATCAGCTTTGTTTGCAGCAATTGCAGTAGTTTTTGCTTTAGCTGGAATTTATTTGCCATTATTTGCTTATGCTCTTATACTTTTGCCAGTTCCTTTTATCATAATAGGTGCTAAGCATGGAATAAAATATAATATATTATCTGTATTGGCAGCATCTATAATAATAGGAAGTATGACAGAACCATTAAAGGCATTATTTATAATAGTAGTTGTTGGATTTAATTCAGTAGTTGTAGGGTATATGATAGAAAAGAAATTTTCAGCAGGAAAGACGATATTTTATGGAAGTATAGCTTCAATAATGGCTTCAATAATATCTTTGACTCTTTTATCTTATATTAGTGGTGTAAATATTATACAAACTATTGAAGAAAGTTTTAAAATGAGTAATGATTTATATAATGCATTATTGAAAAATATTGCAGCAAATCCTTCTAAAATAGAGGAAGTAAAAAAGTCTTTGGAATATGCACAAAATATGGCTATAATGCTAGTGCCTTCAAGTGTAATATTTAGTTCTATTATAATTACATATATAAATTATATAATTTCAGGTGCAGTATTGAGAAGAATGGGTTATTATATTGCAAAACCTAGGAAATTTTCACAGTTTCGTTTACCCAAAAATATATTAATGGGAACGGTAATAATTTTAGTATCAACTTATTTGGTGAGAAATTTAAAAACGATTGATTTTGAAACTTTGTTTGCAAATGTATTGTATATATTTTTTATAATTTATTTTGTAGAAGGGTTATCAGTAATATGGTTTTTCTTAGAAAAGCGAAATATTGGAAAAGGCTTGAGAGTATTTATAACTATAATATTGCTTTCTATTCCTAGCATGGCTATGATTATAATGTTTATAGGATTAGCTGATATAATAATAAATATTAGAAAAATAGAAAGCTAG
- a CDS encoding single-stranded DNA-binding protein, protein MNSVILIGRLTRDPELRFTAGTGKAVATFTIAVNRPFSQNNEADFFRVVVWGKQGENCANYLSKGRLVGIQGRLQNNNYETSTGEKRYTTEIVANIVEFLDRGNRIDRNESFSAGFNDTEFSDFTDDGSDGFQAIEDDDDIPF, encoded by the coding sequence ATGAATAGTGTGATTTTAATAGGAAGACTTACCAGAGACCCAGAGCTTCGCTTTACGGCAGGTACTGGTAAGGCAGTAGCCACCTTTACTATAGCAGTAAATAGACCTTTTTCTCAAAACAACGAAGCAGATTTTTTTAGAGTAGTAGTTTGGGGTAAACAAGGTGAAAACTGTGCAAATTATCTTTCAAAAGGAAGACTTGTGGGTATACAAGGACGCCTTCAAAATAATAATTATGAGACAAGCACAGGAGAAAAAAGATATACTACAGAAATAGTTGCAAATATAGTTGAGTTTTTAGATAGAGGAAATAGAATAGATAGAAATGAAAGTTTTAGTGCTGGATTTAACGATACAGAATTTTCTGATTTTACAGATGATGGTTCAGACGGATTTCAAGCTATAGAAGACGATGATGATATTCCATTTTAG
- a CDS encoding DUF951 domain-containing protein codes for MPMDLRVGDIIETRKQHPCGGNRFEIMRTGIDFRIRCFKCNKQIWITRKNLEKRIKKVERKEDE; via the coding sequence ATGCCTATGGATTTAAGAGTTGGCGATATTATTGAAACAAGAAAGCAGCATCCGTGTGGAGGAAATAGATTTGAAATAATGAGGACAGGTATAGATTTTAGAATAAGGTGTTTTAAATGTAATAAACAAATATGGATAACTAGAAAAAATCTTGAGAAGAGAATAAAAAAAGTTGAAAGAAAAGAAGATGAATAG
- the rpsR gene encoding 30S ribosomal protein S18 — protein sequence MRRRRKKKVCSFCANKVTSIDYKDVKYLQKYITDRGKILPRRITGNCANHQRQLTTAIKRARMMALLPFTINE from the coding sequence ATGAGAAGACGTAGAAAAAAGAAAGTTTGTAGTTTTTGTGCAAACAAAGTTACAAGTATAGATTATAAAGATGTAAAATACTTACAAAAGTATATTACTGATAGAGGAAAAATTTTACCAAGAAGAATAACAGGTAACTGTGCAAATCATCAAAGACAGTTAACTACAGCTATTAAGAGAGCTAGAATGATGGCGCTATTACCATTTACAATAAATGAATAA